From Corvus cornix cornix isolate S_Up_H32 chromosome 5, ASM73873v5, whole genome shotgun sequence, the proteins below share one genomic window:
- the GPX2 gene encoding glutathione peroxidase 2, translated as MTVPIAKSFYDLSATSLQGEKVDFGVFRGRVVLIENVASLUGTTVRDYTQLNQLQARYPRRLVVLGFPCNQFGYQENGTNEEILNTLKHVRPGGGFEPNFTLFQKCQVNGSDTHPVFAYLKAHLPAPADEAAHLMAEPRFVTWSPVRRSDISWNFEKFLVGPEGEPFRRYSPRVPTAQLEPDIQRLLKLAK; from the exons ATGACCGTCCCCATCGCCAAGTCATTCTACGACCTGAGCGCCACCTCCTTGCAGGGGGAAAAGGTGGATTTCGGTGTTTTCCGGGGCCGTGTAGTCCTGATCGAGAACGTGGCATCGCTCTGAGGCACCACAGTGCGGGATTACACCCAGCTCAACCAGCTCCAAGCCCGCTACCCCCGGCGGCTGGTTGTGCTGGGCTTCCCCTGTAACCAGTTTGGATACCAG GAGAACGGCACCAACGAGGAGATCCTCAACACCCTAAAGCATGTGCGGCCCGGGGGTGGCTTTGAGCCCAACTTCACCCTGTTCCAGAAATGTCAGGTGAACGGGAGCGACACCCATCCCGTGTTTGCCTACCTCAAGGCTCACCTGCCCGCACCGGCCGACGAGGCCGCACACCTGATGGCCGAGCCCCGCTTTGTCACCTGGAGCCCTGTGCGGCGCTCCGATATCTCCTGGAATTTTGAGAAGTTCCTGGTGGGGCCCGAGGGGGAACCGTTCCGGCGCTACAGCCCCCGTgtgcccacagcccagctggagcCTGACATCCAGCGTCTCCTCAAGCTGGCCAAGTAA
- the RAB15 gene encoding ras-related protein Rab-15 isoform X2: protein MGARKSWAQENQEDRAPLAQGNREQRAAGNWEHWAATAPGSRSTGELGALDRCSTRELGAPGSPSGTGASCQARHQLWGPAPGHGVDFKMKTIEVDGIKVRIQIWDTAGQERYQTITKQYYRRAQGIFLVYDISSERSYQHIVKWASDVDEYAPDGVQKILIGNKADEEHKRQVPKEQGLQSFTRLTELVLQAHRKELDELRGLPCAPTLARLEEDEQQPLGSEDTPKTCWC from the exons ATGGGAGCCAGGAAATCATGGGCACAGGAGAACCAGGAGGACCGGGCACCTCTGGCGCAGGGGAACCGGGAGCAGCGTGCAGCCGggaactgggagcactgggcagccacagcaccGGGAAGCCGTAGCACTGGggaactgggagcactggaCAGATGCAGCACCAGGGAACTGGGAGCACCAGGATCACCATCTGGCACCGGGGCCTCCTGCCAGGCCAGGCACCAGCTGTGGGGACCAGCACCAGGCCATG GCGTCGACTTCAAGATGAAGACCATCGAAGTGGATGGGATCAAGGTGCGGATACAGATCTG GGACACAGCCGGCCAGGAGCGGTACCAGACCATCACCAAGCAGTACTACCGGCGGGCACAG GGCATCTTCCTGGTGTACGACATCAGCAGTGAGCGCTCCTACCAGCACATTGTGAAGTGGGCCAGCGACGTGGATGAG TATGCACCTGACGGCGTCCAGAAAATCCTCATCGGGAACAAGGCAGATGAGGAGCACAAGAGGCAAGTGCCCAAAGAGCAAGGGCTGCAG TCCTTCACGCGGCTGAcggagctggtgctgcaggcGCACCGCAAAGAACTGGATGAGCTGCgggggctgccctgtgccccaACCCTGGCCCGGCTGGAGGAGGAcgagcagcagcccctggggagcGAGGACACCCCGAAAACCTGCTGGTGTTGA
- the RAB15 gene encoding ras-related protein Rab-15 isoform X5, with amino-acid sequence MKTIEVDGIKVRIQIWDTAGQERYQTITKQYYRRAQGIFLVYDISSERSYQHIVKWASDVDEYAPDGVQKILIGNKADEEHKRQVPKEQGLQLAREYGMDFYETSACSNLNIKESFTRLTELVLQAHRKELDELRGLPCAPTLARLEEDEQQPLGSEDTPKTCWC; translated from the exons ATGAAGACCATCGAAGTGGATGGGATCAAGGTGCGGATACAGATCTG GGACACAGCCGGCCAGGAGCGGTACCAGACCATCACCAAGCAGTACTACCGGCGGGCACAG GGCATCTTCCTGGTGTACGACATCAGCAGTGAGCGCTCCTACCAGCACATTGTGAAGTGGGCCAGCGACGTGGATGAG TATGCACCTGACGGCGTCCAGAAAATCCTCATCGGGAACAAGGCAGATGAGGAGCACAAGAGGCAAGTGCCCAAAGAGCAAGGGCTGCAG CTGGCCAGGGAATACGGGATGGATTTCTACGAGACCAGTGCCTGCAGCAACCTCAACATCAAGGAG TCCTTCACGCGGCTGAcggagctggtgctgcaggcGCACCGCAAAGAACTGGATGAGCTGCgggggctgccctgtgccccaACCCTGGCCCGGCTGGAGGAGGAcgagcagcagcccctggggagcGAGGACACCCCGAAAACCTGCTGGTGTTGA
- the RAB15 gene encoding ras-related protein Rab-15 isoform X4: protein MGARKSWAQENQEDRAPLAQGNREQRAAGNWEHWAATAPGSRSTGELGALDRCSTRELGAPGSPSGTGASCQARHQLWGPAPGHGVDFKMKTIEVDGIKVRIQIWDTAGQERYQTITKQYYRRAQGIFLVYDISSERSYQHIVKWASDVDEYAPDGVQKILIGNKADEEHKSWPGNTGWISTRPVPAATSTSRSPSRG from the exons ATGGGAGCCAGGAAATCATGGGCACAGGAGAACCAGGAGGACCGGGCACCTCTGGCGCAGGGGAACCGGGAGCAGCGTGCAGCCGggaactgggagcactgggcagccacagcaccGGGAAGCCGTAGCACTGGggaactgggagcactggaCAGATGCAGCACCAGGGAACTGGGAGCACCAGGATCACCATCTGGCACCGGGGCCTCCTGCCAGGCCAGGCACCAGCTGTGGGGACCAGCACCAGGCCATG GCGTCGACTTCAAGATGAAGACCATCGAAGTGGATGGGATCAAGGTGCGGATACAGATCTG GGACACAGCCGGCCAGGAGCGGTACCAGACCATCACCAAGCAGTACTACCGGCGGGCACAG GGCATCTTCCTGGTGTACGACATCAGCAGTGAGCGCTCCTACCAGCACATTGTGAAGTGGGCCAGCGACGTGGATGAG TATGCACCTGACGGCGTCCAGAAAATCCTCATCGGGAACAAGGCAGATGAGGAGCACAAGAG CTGGCCAGGGAATACGGGATGGATTTCTACGAGACCAGTGCCTGCAGCAACCTCAACATCAAGGAG TCCTTCACGCGGCTGA
- the LOC104693013 gene encoding protein farnesyltransferase subunit beta-like, whose translation MAGAAPGPGGRRRLRDDGLRTCTSAEQSKVEDIVQEVYDAYRTNHHSSQYVLQREKHFHYLKRGLRQLTEAYECLDASRPWLCYWILHSLELLDEPIPESVASDVCQFLRRCQSPQGGFGGGPGQHPHLAPTYAAVNALCIIGTEEAFGIIDRKKLLEYLHSLKQPDGSFLMHVGGEVDVRSAYCAASVASLTNILTPTLFAGTAEWIARCQNWEGGIGGVPGMEAHGGYTFCGVAALVILKQEHLLNLRSLLHWVTGRQMRFEGGFQGRCNKLVDGCYSFWQAGLLPLLHRALHARGDPALSMAHWMFDQLALQEYILLCCQCPAGGLLDKPGKSRDFYHTCYCLSGLAIAQHFGSGDLHNEVVLGIPENCLQATHPVYNIAPEKVARAVMHFLQYPVPSLDPASAAK comes from the exons ATGGCGGGAgcggcccccggccccggcgggcggcggcggctgcgggacGATGGGCTGCGGACCTGCACCTCCGCCGAGCAG TCCAAGGTGGAGGACATCGTGCAGGAGGTCTATGACGCCTACAGGACAAACCATCACTCCTCACA GTACGTCCTGCAGCGGGAGAAGCACTTCCATTACCTGAAGAGAGGCCTCCGGCAGCTCACTGAAGCCTATGAG tgtCTGGATGCCAGCCGCCCCTGGCTCTGCTACTGGATCCtgcacagcctggagctgctggatgagCCCATTCCCGAGTCAGTGGCCTCTGA CGTCTGCCAGTTCCTGAGGCGCTGCCAGAGCCCCCAGGGTGGATTTGGAGGGGGTCCTGGCCAGCACCCCCACCTCGCCCCCACCTACGCCGCTGTCAACGCGCTCTGCATCATCGGCACTGAGGAGGCCTTCGGCATCATCGACAG gaagaAGCTCTTGGAATACCTGCACTCGCTGAAGCAGCCGGATGGCTCCTTCCTCATGCACGTGGGTGGAGAAGTGGATGTCAG gagcGCCTACTGCGCTGCCTCAGTGGCCTCGCTGACCAACATCCTGACACCCACGCTCTTCGCTGGGACAGCTGAGTGGATCGCCAG GTGTCAGAACTGGGAGGGCGGGATCGGCGGCGTGCCAGGCATGGAGGCACATGGCGGCTACACTTTCTGCGGCGTGGCCGCGCTGGTCATCCTCAAGCAGGAACATCTGCTGAACCTCCGGAGCCTGCTG CACTGGGTGACCGGGCGGCAGATGCGCTTCGAGGGTGGATTCCAGGGCCGCTGCAACAAGCTGGTGGACGGGTGCTACTCCTTTTGGCAAGCCgggctcctgcccctgctccatcGGGCACTCCATGCCAGGG GCGATCCAGCGCTGAGCATGGCACACTGGATGTTCGaccagctggcactgcaggaatACATTCTCCTGTGCTGCCAGTGCCCAGCCGGCGGGCTGCTGGATAAGCCAGGAAA ATCCCGGGATTTCTACCACACCTGCTACTGCCTGAGCGGGCTGGCCATTGCACAGCACTTCGGAAGTGGAGACCTCCACAATGAGGTGGTCCTGGGTATCCCTGAGAATTGCCTG CAAGCCACACACCCTGTCTACAACATTGCCCCGGAGAAGGTGGCGAGGGCGGTGATGCACTTCCTGCAGTATCCTGTGCCTAGCCTGGATCCGGCATCTGCTGCCAAGTAG
- the RAB15 gene encoding ras-related protein Rab-15 isoform X1, with the protein MGARKSWAQENQEDRAPLAQGNREQRAAGNWEHWAATAPGSRSTGELGALDRCSTRELGAPGSPSGTGASCQARHQLWGPAPGHGVDFKMKTIEVDGIKVRIQIWDTAGQERYQTITKQYYRRAQGIFLVYDISSERSYQHIVKWASDVDEYAPDGVQKILIGNKADEEHKRQVPKEQGLQLAREYGMDFYETSACSNLNIKESFTRLTELVLQAHRKELDELRGLPCAPTLARLEEDEQQPLGSEDTPKTCWC; encoded by the exons ATGGGAGCCAGGAAATCATGGGCACAGGAGAACCAGGAGGACCGGGCACCTCTGGCGCAGGGGAACCGGGAGCAGCGTGCAGCCGggaactgggagcactgggcagccacagcaccGGGAAGCCGTAGCACTGGggaactgggagcactggaCAGATGCAGCACCAGGGAACTGGGAGCACCAGGATCACCATCTGGCACCGGGGCCTCCTGCCAGGCCAGGCACCAGCTGTGGGGACCAGCACCAGGCCATG GCGTCGACTTCAAGATGAAGACCATCGAAGTGGATGGGATCAAGGTGCGGATACAGATCTG GGACACAGCCGGCCAGGAGCGGTACCAGACCATCACCAAGCAGTACTACCGGCGGGCACAG GGCATCTTCCTGGTGTACGACATCAGCAGTGAGCGCTCCTACCAGCACATTGTGAAGTGGGCCAGCGACGTGGATGAG TATGCACCTGACGGCGTCCAGAAAATCCTCATCGGGAACAAGGCAGATGAGGAGCACAAGAGGCAAGTGCCCAAAGAGCAAGGGCTGCAG CTGGCCAGGGAATACGGGATGGATTTCTACGAGACCAGTGCCTGCAGCAACCTCAACATCAAGGAG TCCTTCACGCGGCTGAcggagctggtgctgcaggcGCACCGCAAAGAACTGGATGAGCTGCgggggctgccctgtgccccaACCCTGGCCCGGCTGGAGGAGGAcgagcagcagcccctggggagcGAGGACACCCCGAAAACCTGCTGGTGTTGA
- the RAB15 gene encoding ras-related protein Rab-15 isoform X3 produces MAKQYDVLFRLLLLGDSGVGKTCLLCRFTDNQFHPAHISTIGVDFKMKTIEVDGIKVRIQIWDTAGQERYQTITKQYYRRAQGIFLVYDISSERSYQHIVKWASDVDEYAPDGVQKILIGNKADEEHKRQVPKEQGLQLAREYGMDFYETSACSNLNIKESFTRLTELVLQAHRKELDELRGLPCAPTLARLEEDEQQPLGSEDTPKTCWC; encoded by the exons ATGGCCAAGCAGTACGACGTGCTGTTCCGGTTGCTGCTGCTCGGGGACTCGGGCGTGGGCAAGACCTGCCTGCTCTGCCGGTTCACCGACAACCAGTTCCACCCCGCCCACATCTCCACCATCG GCGTCGACTTCAAGATGAAGACCATCGAAGTGGATGGGATCAAGGTGCGGATACAGATCTG GGACACAGCCGGCCAGGAGCGGTACCAGACCATCACCAAGCAGTACTACCGGCGGGCACAG GGCATCTTCCTGGTGTACGACATCAGCAGTGAGCGCTCCTACCAGCACATTGTGAAGTGGGCCAGCGACGTGGATGAG TATGCACCTGACGGCGTCCAGAAAATCCTCATCGGGAACAAGGCAGATGAGGAGCACAAGAGGCAAGTGCCCAAAGAGCAAGGGCTGCAG CTGGCCAGGGAATACGGGATGGATTTCTACGAGACCAGTGCCTGCAGCAACCTCAACATCAAGGAG TCCTTCACGCGGCTGAcggagctggtgctgcaggcGCACCGCAAAGAACTGGATGAGCTGCgggggctgccctgtgccccaACCCTGGCCCGGCTGGAGGAGGAcgagcagcagcccctggggagcGAGGACACCCCGAAAACCTGCTGGTGTTGA